The Fragaria vesca subsp. vesca unplaced genomic scaffold, FraVesHawaii_1.0 scf0513070, whole genome shotgun sequence genome segment ACCTAGGATTTTGTGGTGGCATTTTACATATTTCACCAGCTACTTAATTGTCTTTGGACTTTGGAACTGTTAGAGGATTTACCACCCTTGTCTTTGTAGGCGTTTCTGGATGCAAAAGTTTTTTGTCCTCCACGGGCTACTGTTACAGCATTTTGCCTCACCTTGTTCAATCGTTTTACCAGCTCAACATCATAGTCGTTATTAACCGTCTCACTGTATCTCTCCTGTGAGAATTAAAAAGATTGGTTAGGAAGTTGAACAAAGGATCAAATTGCAGTAATCTTTACACACCATTCCACATTACTGCTGCTACAACAAAAGCCTGGAATTTAGCACTCCAATAGACAGCAATCCAAATGCTAGATATATGGCCAGTTATAAGGTTTgtagggaaaaagaaaattaaataaatacaagATCTACCTCCCCCTCTAGTTCAACTTACTCATCACGCTGTAACGTCTGATCCAAttacaaaagaagaataaggACAATCATATATTGGGTGATGCAACTGCCACTCAAATAAATTACCTGACAGTTACTATTGTACATTGGTCAAAACAATACAAGCAATAAGTACAAGAAATTCCTAGTTGACTCTGCAAATACAATCAGTTACGATTTCGCTGGTCGTCATTTTGTACATAGGTAAGTTACTTGGTTCTCGAGACCTCAAATTGTGACTCAGATTTAATGTTCTCCAGGACATCAacagataataataataataattatattaaaaataaatgagagATGTACCTGATCTACCATATGTAGCGAATCAACACCGATTGTGTTTGCTTCATTTAACATAGAGATGTATTCGTCATCTTCagtatcttcatcatcagaacTAGCATCCTTCTTGATCCCTCCTTCAATAAACTGCATTACAGTAAGTATCATTATTCCCATATGTCTAGAGtctgacaaaagaaaataattccCAAATAGCAGTAAATGTCCCATGAGATGTTTTTAGCGAAAGAAAACAATTATTGGTTCCTTTTTTTAGCAGCATGAGAGTATGGAAGGATATCCAATGGGATAGGGCATTCTATCTGGGTGAAATACAGCAGAAATTCACTTAATCACATGAAGAAACGCTGCAATTGAATCATTGAATGTACACAGACCTTAGAAATTTCTTCCTGGTCCTTTTTAGTAAACCCGCTGGCAGAAAGTTCCTTGTCAAGAAAACCAGTATCCTTCGCTACTGAAGTAAAAGAAGGCCTGCCACTATCATCTGTGTCTACCGCTGAGCCATCAATATCAGCTGTGCATTCATGGAAAGACATATTgaacctgaaaaatccaaaaaatagTTAAAGAATTAAATGGAACTAGGCTGATTCACTATCCcaacattgttttttttccctatAAATGTCAACATTTTTAGAGATATGAGAAAAGGTAAGCGCCACTACCAATCCATGATTTAGAAGCCagtaagaagaaaaaccacaACCAGAAAGGTGAATTTAACtctttcacacaagttgtaaCATTAGCAGATTCACAACTATTACCCACATTCAGCTAACAATGATTTTGGTGCTATcggccaaaagaaaaaaaaattatccggATCTTAATATCCATCACAAAGTTGAAACATTCAGAATGCTCGGGCAACTGCATCTCGCTTATGAaactgatgatgatgttgacaAATAGATTACTGACCTCTTACTGAAAAACTTAAAGACACATTCCACATCACGGTCAAAGTAcctgaaatatgaaaattcatTGAATGAGATATGATATAAGATAACCACAAACGTTTTGGCAAGGTTATACGAAGACTATCAAGGATCAGAAACTACAAACTACAATAAGAAGTGTGAGATGACAGCTGCAGTTTTCATGAAACAGCTTCTTACATTTGAGCATTACGGTGTGATACAGAGACCATTTGTGGAAAATCAATCATGGTGctcttctcatcatcatcaatctaagagaagagaaattgaaaaattattaCCAGTTTTCCAGTGTTAAAACAGAAACTCAAATAGgcattttcatcatttataCTATCTCACTATCACTTACATAGCTGCCAAGTCAGAGCCATAAGGTGGGATTCAAGTTTTAACAATCACAAGATAAGGAAggtttatttctttctatatCTTTTTCCAATATAAAAGATTACAGAAGTCAATGCAACATAAAAGGTGCAAACATAAAATGCCGGACTGCCTCAAAATGCATACCATAATGTTAAACTCATTGAAGTCACAGTGAATCAAACCATGTTCTGCCAGACGAACAACGAGCCCAATGATAGTATTGAAAACTATCTCGGGATTTTCCAACTGCTTCACCTGCACACTGCATTGAAAAGAGGGTAAGCTCCATAGATCCAAGAATTAGCATGatcaatattttctttgtttgtttttttgtttttgttttttccttaaGCAAGCTAACTATATGGGAAACACAGTAGGAAGACTAGGAACATATCATATCTTCAGAGTACAAATGTAATATGCCATTCCTAGATTCGTCATCACTTTTTTCAAACAACACTTTATAAAGAAGAAGCTTACAGTGGGTAGCCAGGTACTAGTGACATAATCACACAATGCCTGTTACAATCTATAGCATTTGGAACAGGAAAACCATGCTCTTCTAAAGCCTGCTCAAGTCGAGCAACAACGTAAAGTCAAAATCAACATGATAAACACAGAATTAGACCcataaaggaaaataaaaatgatgtaagatagaaaaaagaaccttcataaaagaaaattctctGAGTGCTGCAAGATGGGACAAGTATAGCCAATTGAAACTGCTACGGTGTTTTAGGTAATCACGCTTAGACTTGACAGCCCTGAAAGAAGTTCTACCAAGCCTGTGCAACTTCATGGCCATCACTGTACCATCTTCGGTGGCCACCTCAAAAATatcttgaagaaaagaaatgctATAAGTGCCAGAACCACATACCAGCATATGTTacaataagaagaaagaaaagtaccAGACTCTTTTCCAACACCAAGTTGACGACCAACGGCTGAAAAGACTCCGCGGTTGACCAAAGTCTTAATTGCAAGAAAATCATAACCGAGATATGTTAGCCGAAACCCATCATCTGGatgcacacaacaacaaagaaaatgagaatatTTCAAAACAATAATTATTGAACTTAGaataagaatatatattttacatttAGAGGCGTCGTGGTGCAAGAGCTTATGCTTGAGCAAATTTTTCATAACTTTATAAGTGCCACCATGCCTACATGTTTTAACAATGAGGCAACAGTTAGAGAAAAGGTAGAAATTACATGttcaagaattgaaaagaagatATCTGAAATCTAGAAACATACTTGAGTGCAGCTATACGCTCCACAAGTTCAGAGGGTACAACTTCATGCTgaaataaaaggaagggtTTAAAGATTCAATACAGGGTTTAGAACACTTGCAAAGATCTAGAAGTAAGAAAAGACTCATAACAGCGATATTTACATTTCTCATTCCCATTTCGACAGCAGTTAATACCCTAAAATCCTCTTTCGTGAGGTATCTCAACACATCCACATCCAGCTTCATCTCTCCTGCTTTATCTTCTTACTTTAGCTTTAGCCTTAGGATGCTGATTTCTTGAATCAGCAATTCACGCTGCAAACAATAAATGCAACACATCTCAGAAACATAGAGCAGCATTCCAATCACAAACAGACTCTACTAGCTCAGATGCtcaatggaaaaagaaaaaaaaaacagcataGCCTGGACTGTACTAGTTCTGAGGTAATGCGCAAAAACGAtgtcaaaaatcaaaaacttatTCCAACAAATGGTGCAGCTCATCCCAAAGCAGACCAAGCAACAGAATTAAATGGATTTTCCGAACTCAGATTAAGTAGCCCACACCCCATAAAAGTATGTAGAAGCAAAGCCAAAGTATCAAGCTCTCCTCAAGCTAACACAATCAGAAAGGGACGCAAATATTTAAGAATGTCGTCAAACTTGAAACCCCGGAATTgattatcaaattaatggcCATAGCCCTCCTAATAGGCCAATAGCCAACAAAAACCATGTAAACCCTCATAAACCCGTGACCATGTTACCAACACACACAATGAGTCAATGACAACTCACTGCTTAGAGAAACCTGAAACAGAGGCTTGATTCTGCACTTGTAACTATCACACGAATAACCAGCTTTGAGAGAGAGTCGCCGTTAAGCTATATAGGAACGAACAGAGGCTCGagtcttcttctgtttttggaCGAAGAGAGGCTCGAGTGttggagaaattttatatacacgTCTCTGAATTCTTAATACACGCCCCGTGTTTAATATAATATACCAcctattaaattttttatttttatattttactaaatacaTAACCTAAAATTCCTAAATTACCTTTTATTATTTGACTATATTAAGGTTACTATTTCGTATTATAATATTGCTGTTTTGTAGATGTCTATAGTGATTGCTTATCTTTAGTTCTTAGGAATCCTTATAAATCTATATAATTGTTCCCTTCAAATCcttaaatatgaaaatgatgaacaACATGAGAGTACATAcctcaagagtgtgtttggatgaagaaattacagaaagaaaagcttggaatttaataaaatgaagaatcataatatttttttttaacatgaaTTACCTTATTTGGAATTCTAGTTTTGGAAATAATgaattttgtgtgtgaaaaTAATGGAAGGAAGTGCTTGTACAAAATCCTCATTAAATAAGTGTTAATTTGAAGAAGTTTAATTCGATTTTCTTgcaaaatttttatttttgtatgtaCTATCCATAAACAAGATTTCCGATTCTAATAtccaatttttaaaattttctgaATTACTACATGGGACTagatatgtttgttttgatcattTAACTTatgtaaaatatttgatttgaaatagaaaatgatataGATGTGTATCAAGTAATTatgggtgtgtatttaaaaccactatgAGTCTTGCTAGAGAAATAGGTGATGGGTTGCCCAATGAAGGGACCTCTGACAAGGTACTAATGAAGGGTTAAGGTCCCTATTAACTAAAGTGACCTTACTCTGTTCTAATGGTTTAGAACGCAAgatataaatttgaaaatagataaaacaaaTAACCGTTAGTCAAAATTATCtaagtaaaaacaaataaaattaaaatgacgcaTTATAAACAAGAGACTTTATAGTCCTCGACAATGGCGCCAAAATTGATGCGCGTTCTGTGACAATGCTCAATAGAGTTAGTAATTATCAATACAAGTATTCAGTTATAAATATACACATGGTACAATAGATAAATGAGGGTTTTGAAGGGTTGTTCTACATTCctactaaaacagaaaataaagtataatatatacaagtgatcgatTCATTCAACATATCCATAAGAGAGAAACTCAGATTCTGACCACACATCAAAGTTCACGTTTCAACCTCAGCAATCCGATAACATGTCaattcaaagaacaagaaacaatCTCAAAATACAAGCCTACGAGGTCATGCATTTTATAGTTCTACTTACTTATCCCTGGCACAGAACATCTAGAACTATGACATCTCATGTAAGGTTGCTATCAATACTCAGCGTATCTGTCTACACTTAACATGAGTCATTAAAATCTATAAAACGAGATTGAACACAATTATATTATGAACGTCACAACAGGGAACTGCATAGTACACGCATTCAGCTATATCTGTGACAAAGCTTCCACCATTGGAGATCTACACTTACCTACGAGGCTTAGCATAAATCATGGCATTAGTtagcatgcattctaacaTAGGTATATCAAACAACAACGCATACTTTCTAACCTACGAATTTACAAGATCAGATTGCAAAGATATCATGAACGAAACTTCCAAAATGCTTTACTAAAATTCTGAATCTATTGAATACAATAACAAGCAAAACATGCTTACAAATCCAGAGTTAAACATTCGAAACATGCTTTCAAGtttgtaaagaaaatcaaaacaaagtaaaggCATTGTTTACACTTTTTCAGTTTCCAAGGAAGCTTGTCGACGTCAAAAGGATGTTTGGCTTCAATGCTTGTCTCCAACTTTGCTACCTTCGTGGAGAAGTCCTTCAAGGTCTGgcaaaagaagatgaactcGACAAAGGAGGAAATGAAGGTCTGCTGCTGCTCTCGTACCTCTCTGatttttatgtgaatgaatgaTCATTATTATGAAGTAGAGAGCCTCTATTTATAGTGAACACGCCCAGCCCTAGGTCTTCTCCAAGCCCTTGATCAACTTCTGATCTAACGGTTTGGGATAATTGCTCAAAATCTTGTCATAAAAGTCTTGCGCATTAGTCCTTCGAATGTAGCTTGAATAGTGACCAGGTGCATGTCTTAATCAAGAAAATCTCctccttattttattttgcgTCAATCATATCCTTGAGGAAGATTTTtgatcttttcctttcttgatGCACACAATTAATCCTGCAATTTATGGAAATCAGATTATGACATAATTATGGACCAATTAGGAATCTTAATAAAAGGAATAACAGATAACTCccttattttctgattttgaatcTATTAAGTATTTCATGATTTGAGGAAGATTCCCATCAATGATTTGCAGCCAATAAGTCCTTGTTTGGGCTCCTAAATTTCGGCCAGAAATCTTTAGAGATTTCTGGTTTCCTTCTTTGCTCCTATCGCATCCAGCAAGTCAACTCTTTAATTCCCTTCCTTCTTTTACTCAATCTTGTTGCACAAGAATAGAAGGTTTCTCAAAACAATTAAGGAAAGTTAGAATAGGAAAGTTTCCCATAtagtaagtttcctaaatcaaaataagatagtttcttaaaatgaaataggcaAGTTTTCcatttgaaacaagaaaatttccTAAACGACTTATCCTTTTATTCACTCATTTCTGCAACTTAGTGAGATTCCTTGCTTGAGTCGGACTTGTTTCCTAGTTTGAATAGGATTCTTCTTAAATTGCCGAATTAACTTCATTTTCTGCTTTTCTGATCTTTTGCCTTCACAGTTACAAAACATGTTAGGAATGGCTTTATTACAAGAAtaacatagctaaatagggtaggaaatacattaagaacatAGTATAAAATACGTTTATCAGCGCCTATTGTTATAGGGTGAGACTAGGGAAGGAAGGAGTAGACCACTAAGTATTGAACTCCATCCGATGAGATTTCGTTCATTAGATTTGCAAGGGAAAACAAACGCGGTTACAAGGACAACTAGAGGGCCCCAATCGTTATCTCTCTGACGCCAAAGTCAGGAATTATGGCGAAAGCAGATGTGAGAGGGAAGTGTTAGAAGGTGTGTCAGACCTGAGTGTCGAGTGAAGAGCTCTTTTTATAAGGGTCAGCCTGGGTGCGGCTCTCTAGTAGCTGATGATAGTTGCAGCGCATCGACCCAAAGCCCGTATCTATGCATCCACGTGTACAGTCGGGGAGTGCAAGGCTTGTAGAAGGCAATGAAACATGTACGCTCGAGCGTAAATCATATGCTCGGTAATGGTTCCACTAACACACATTGCCAAGACTAAGGAAAACCGTATCCCAACAACACTATTTCTCCTATCCAGCATCTGGCCACACGTTGAGGAGGTTAGAGGCCAGCCGGCCAGCTCAGGCAATTGTCATTACCAGACGAGCCCAATCttattgaatttgatgagTTAGCCTTTGGATGTACTAAGGCTTAGGTTTTTCCATGAGAGAGGAAACTTTTTTTGGCTAATTTGAATCTCGTAgtagatagatatatagtttatCAAACATAAATACTTGAAATTATATTACTCGATAGATGTCTTGAAAATCATTTTTTATCTACAAGAATATGAAATCCCTTAAACCCACCATTTGATATATTGTATCCGAGAGTCTGTTGTTTAcacattttttcttgttattaaGGTTTATAAGTTTTGTAATGTAAAGTACTTGGTGAAAGGTTTTGTCACCTCCCAATCACAATTAATCTTTGCTAACATAGATTTTCACAATTACTTATGTCGGTGAGTCTTAAACTCATAACTATTATGGTGTTACTGGTGTCAGGCTAGCTAACATAGCTCGCATAAactttttatttgaatt includes the following:
- the LOC101312018 gene encoding serine/threonine-protein kinase rio2-like is translated as MKLDVDVLRYLTKEDFRVLTAVEMGMRNHEVVPSELVERIAALKHGGTYKVMKNLLKHKLLHHDASKYDGFRLTYLGYDFLAIKTLVNRGVFSAVGRQLGVGKESDIFEVATEDGTVMAMKLHRLGRTSFRAVKSKRDYLKHRSSFNWLYLSHLAALREFSFMKALEEHGFPVPNAIDCNRHCVIMSLVPGYPLVQVKQLENPEIVFNTIIGLVVRLAEHGLIHCDFNEFNIMIDDDEKSTMIDFPQMVSVSHRNAQMYFDRDVECVFKFFSKRFNMSFHECTADIDGSAVDTDDSGRPSFTSVAKDTGFLDKELSASGFTKKDQEEISKFIEGGIKKDASSDDEDTEDDEYISMLNEANTIGVDSLHMVDQERYSETVNNDYDVELVKRLNKVRQNAVTVARGGQKTFASRNAYKDKGGKSSNSSKVQRQLSSW